One stretch of Microplitis mediator isolate UGA2020A chromosome 9, iyMicMedi2.1, whole genome shotgun sequence DNA includes these proteins:
- the LOC130675235 gene encoding 5-formyltetrahydrofolate cyclo-ligase, whose amino-acid sequence MSISKVTMDAVKLAKRTLRNELQELINKISNEEKIRQSNAVYKKLINTPEFKVSEKISVYLSTENEINTVPILEYLFKNNKQVFVPKYQGKNMMMVKLYSMDDYHKLPLTKWNIKQPANDDNTREDCFETGGLDLIILPGVAFTNTGKRLGHGMGYYDKFIESCIKSQQKKPFLVAVAFNEQIKTDIPTTDKDMNLDMVITEKST is encoded by the exons ATGAGCATAAGCAAAGTAACCATGGATGCAGTAAAATTAGCGAAACGTACTCTTCGTAATGAGTTGCaagagttaattaataaaattagtaatgaagaaaaaatacgACAATCTAATGCCGTTTATAAGaag ttaattaatactCCGGAATTTAAagtaagtgaaaaaatatcaGTCTACTTAAGTactgaaaatgaaataaacacAGTACCAATTTTggagtatttatttaaaaacaataagcAAGTTTTCGTACCTAAATATCAAGGCAAAAATATGATGATggtaaaattatattcaatggATGATTACCATAAATTACCTCTTACTAAATGGAATATCAAACAACCCGCTAATGATGACAATACACGAGAAGACTGTTTTGAAAcag GTGGACtagatttaataattttacctgGTGTTGCATTCACAAATACGG GAAAGAGATTAGGCCACGGGATGggatattatgataaattcaTCGAGAGCTGCATTAAATCACAACAAAAGAAACCATTTTTAGTTGCGGTGGCTTTTAATGAACAAATTAAAACAGACATTCCTACTACTGATAAAGATATGAATCTCGATATGGTGATAACAGAAAAGtcaacatga